A stretch of Gossypium hirsutum isolate 1008001.06 chromosome A06, Gossypium_hirsutum_v2.1, whole genome shotgun sequence DNA encodes these proteins:
- the LOC121230756 gene encoding LOB domain-containing protein 1: protein MEHNEKCAQSQSCSSSPRFPSPNSQSPPPPPPAPASPSLPPPPTPTVVLSPCAACKILRRRCVEKCVLAPYFPPTEPYKFTIAHRVFGASNIIKSLQELPESQRADAVSSMVYEASARIRDPVYGCAGAICQLQKQVSELQAQLAKAQAEIVTMQCQQANLLAIILEMSQSKEASISQHQPYNMDTTCFLDDNNLGSAWEPLWT, encoded by the exons ATGGAACACAACGAAAAATGCGCCCAATCTCAATCCTGTTCTTCTTCACCACGTTTTCCATCCCCTAACTCTCAATCACCTCCTCCACCACCACCGGCACCAGCTTCTCCTTCTCTTCCTCCTCCGCCGACGCCTACGGTTGTTCTCAGCCCTTGCGCTGCCTGCAAAATCCTTCGCCGCCGCTGCGTCGAAAAGTGTGTTTTAGCTCCTTATTTCCCTCCAACCGAACCTTATAAATTCACCATTGCTCATCGAGTTTTTGGAGCTAGTAATATCATCAAGTCTTTACAG GAACTACCGGAGTCACAAAGAGCCGACGCTGTAAGCAGCATGGTATACGAGGCGAGCGCTCGGATCCGCGATCCCGTGTACGGCTGCGCCGGGGCGATTTGCCAACTTCAAAAACAAGTGAGCGAGCTCCAAGCCCAACTAGCCAAAGCCCAGGCGGAGATCGTGACAATGCAATGCCAACAAGCCAATTTGCTAGCCATAATATTGGAAATGAGTCAATCAAAAGAAGCCAGTATTTCTCAGCATCAACCTTATAATATGGACACCACTTGTTTTCTGGATGACAACAATCTTGGTTCGGCTTGGGAGCCTCTTTGGacgtga